The following are encoded together in the Pygocentrus nattereri isolate fPygNat1 chromosome 3, fPygNat1.pri, whole genome shotgun sequence genome:
- the xrcc2 gene encoding DNA repair protein XRCC2: MTERVRMAETGAQLLARVAGRQSLKDIGQHVFPEDGGPAQGDVVEFHGVEGSGKTEMLYHFMIHCVLPKDSGGLEVEVVFIDTDYHFDMLRLVSILEARLTPTAEENADSAESETEEAVRSCLRRLSVVHCSSSVQLLLTLHYLEGTFCSRPALCLLVIDSISAFYWVDRSSGGESLARQEANLRKCAELLNKFRRDYGIVVFATTHAIMRNYSSAAGSTPHGSSEASGSTPSWRNFTDFDKPYLCRTWQRILTQRLVFLKSERSPVDQKQVFTVACSTVRTKGVKKCTFYVTEDGIKFIEGQ, encoded by the exons CTATTAGCCAGAGTTGCAGGGCGACAGTCACTGAAAGACATCGGTCAGCATGTTTTTCCTGAAGACGGTGGACCGGCACAAG GTGATGTTGTCGAATTTCACGGAGTTGAGGGGAGCGGAAAGACTGAGATGCTGTATCACTTTATGATCCACTGCGTCCTCCCCAAGGACAGCGGGGGGCTGGAAGTGGAGGTGGTCTTTATAGACACAGACTACCACTTCGACATGCTGAGGCTGGTGAGCATCCTGGAGGCCCGCTTGACCCCGACAGCCGAAGAAAACGCAGACAGCgctgagagtgagacagaggagGCGGTGCGCTCCTGCCTGCGGCGGCTCTCCGTCGTCCACTGCTCCAGCTCGGTCCAGCTGCTCCTCACGCTTCACTACCTGGAAGGCACGTTCTGCAGCCGGCCGGCTCTCTGCCTGCTGGTCATAGACAGCATCTCCGCCTTCTACTGGGTGGACCGCAGCAGCGGGGGCGAAAGTTTGGCCCGGCAGGAGGCTAACCTGAGGAAATGCGCCGAGCTGCTGAATAAGTTCCGCAGAGACTACGGCATTGTGGTTTTTGCCACTACACATGCTATTATGAGGAACTACTCGTCTGCAGCCGGCTCCACGCCACATGGGTCATCGGAAGCGAGCGGCTCTACTCCTTCCTGGAGGAACTTTACGGACTTCGACAAGCCGTATCTTTGCAGAACATGGCAGAGGATCCTGACACAGAGACTGGTGTTCTTGAAAAGTGAGCGAAGTCCTGTGGATCAAAAACAGGTGTTCACAGTTGCGTGTAGCACAGTCAGGACAAAAGGTGTTAAAAAATGCACGTTTTATGTCACAGAAGACGGGATTAAGTTCATTGAAGGGCAGTGA